Proteins found in one Synergistetes bacterium HGW-Synergistetes-1 genomic segment:
- a CDS encoding transketolase: MDPTTEMKGFRAAKVSPEMTAELKERARKGRVWSVIATSAAKSGHPGGALSSMDIYMTLLAVAEVSPDRSDCMERDRIVISHGHTSAGFYSALAAYGFFSPEEMYPNFRRTCSPFQGHVERDVPGVDWGTGNLGQGLAAGVGFALAARARGSNSKTWVVMGDGEQVKGQVSEARRIAAKEKLNNLTVLVDWNDIQISGHIEEVMPVNIPALWKADGWHVIECDGHSYSQIYDAMRCAVTHEGCYVILCRTVMGKGVSFMQNIPDYHGKAASGEDLATALSELGADMGMFEKALEARKGELPKGREVTRCVPDLDTGTPVTYTKEDKKDNRGAFGKALAQVGELNYKKEGRTPMIVFDCDLAGSVKVDGFAKVCPDNFIQSGIQEHATATVAGAASAAGAVSLWAAFGVFGADEVYNQQRLNDINKASIKTVLTHTGLDVGEDGMTHQCIDYVGLFRNTFGWKVIVPADPNQTDRATRWMLKEPGNICLAMGRSVLSVVLKEDGTPYYGDGYTFNYGDIDVLRDGKDATILSMGHFAGRAMAASDLLAAEGVSVKVLHCASPLGMDAQKLIELVGDKPLITCEDHHVNTGIGSIAAMMFARAGKAVRIVNLGVTHYGCSGPGNEVMAEMKLSPADIAAAVKGTLN, translated from the coding sequence ATGGACCCAACGACTGAAATGAAAGGCTTCAGGGCTGCAAAGGTCAGCCCGGAAATGACAGCGGAACTTAAGGAAAGAGCGCGAAAAGGCAGAGTGTGGTCGGTAATAGCGACCTCAGCCGCAAAAAGCGGACACCCGGGCGGAGCACTCTCTTCTATGGACATATACATGACACTGCTGGCTGTGGCTGAAGTCTCTCCTGACAGATCTGACTGCATGGAACGCGACAGGATCGTAATAAGTCACGGACACACATCCGCAGGCTTTTATTCCGCGCTTGCGGCATACGGGTTTTTCTCTCCCGAGGAGATGTATCCGAACTTCAGGCGTACCTGCAGTCCATTCCAGGGACATGTTGAAAGGGATGTTCCCGGTGTCGACTGGGGAACAGGCAACCTTGGACAGGGGCTTGCAGCAGGAGTCGGATTTGCGCTGGCAGCAAGAGCCCGCGGATCAAACTCCAAGACCTGGGTAGTAATGGGTGACGGGGAACAGGTAAAAGGACAGGTATCTGAAGCAAGAAGGATAGCAGCGAAAGAAAAGCTGAACAACCTCACAGTGCTTGTGGACTGGAATGATATACAGATAAGCGGACATATCGAAGAAGTAATGCCGGTCAATATCCCAGCACTTTGGAAGGCAGACGGATGGCATGTCATAGAGTGCGATGGACACTCCTATTCGCAGATCTACGATGCGATGAGATGTGCAGTGACCCATGAGGGTTGTTACGTGATACTTTGCAGGACAGTCATGGGAAAAGGGGTCTCTTTTATGCAGAATATCCCTGATTATCATGGCAAGGCTGCATCGGGCGAGGATCTTGCAACAGCTCTGAGTGAACTTGGAGCTGATATGGGGATGTTTGAAAAGGCGCTCGAAGCCAGAAAGGGAGAACTTCCAAAGGGCCGTGAGGTAACAAGATGCGTGCCTGATCTCGATACAGGGACCCCTGTAACATATACAAAAGAGGACAAGAAGGACAACAGAGGCGCCTTTGGCAAGGCACTCGCCCAGGTTGGGGAGCTGAATTACAAAAAAGAAGGACGTACTCCGATGATCGTCTTTGACTGCGATCTCGCCGGTTCGGTCAAAGTAGACGGTTTTGCCAAGGTATGTCCTGACAATTTTATACAGTCCGGTATTCAGGAACACGCGACTGCTACAGTTGCTGGAGCAGCCTCCGCTGCCGGAGCAGTCTCTCTGTGGGCAGCTTTTGGCGTTTTTGGTGCTGATGAAGTCTACAACCAGCAGAGGCTCAACGACATAAACAAGGCTTCGATAAAAACAGTTCTCACTCACACAGGGCTCGATGTAGGCGAAGACGGAATGACCCACCAGTGCATAGATTATGTCGGGCTTTTCCGCAACACTTTTGGATGGAAGGTCATAGTTCCGGCCGACCCCAACCAGACGGACAGGGCTACAAGATGGATGCTGAAAGAACCGGGCAACATCTGCCTTGCAATGGGAAGGAGCGTACTTTCTGTCGTCCTTAAAGAAGACGGGACTCCTTACTACGGTGACGGATACACATTTAACTACGGGGATATAGATGTTCTCAGGGACGGCAAAGATGCAACGATACTCTCAATGGGACATTTTGCTGGCCGTGCCATGGCTGCAAGTGACCTCCTTGCTGCCGAAGGTGTCAGTGTTAAAGTCCTTCACTGTGCCTCGCCGCTGGGGATGGATGCTCAGAAACTCATAGAGCTTGTGGGAGACAAGCCCCTTATCACATGTGAAGACCACCATGTGAACACAGGGATCGGCTCGATAGCGGCAATGATGTTTGCCCGTGCCGGAAAAGCAGTCAGGATAGTCAATCTGGGAGTGACCCATTATGGATGCTCAGGGCCCGGCAATGAAGTCATGGCTGAGATGAAGCTTTCTCCGGCAGATATAGCAGCTGCAGTCAAAGGAACGCTGAACTAG
- a CDS encoding electron transfer flavoprotein subunit beta, which produces MRIAVLVKQVPAVDNVKIDENTGTMVREGVEAELNPLDLHAVEAAVRIKESMPEGSVEITAITMGPPQAKASAAYAVSMGCNRGVLVSDKKFGGSDTLATARTLAKAIEKLGPFDIILAGERATDGETGQVGPASAEFLNIPALTYVSSIDELNDEYIEVTRSIEGGHEKLRAPLPSMVIPVKEMNIPRLCTLGGKLRAKKAEIPLLNADDLDLDENSTGLKGSATWVINVTYPQMTRQGRKITSSGRLEETLNTILNFLDEKNCLGESK; this is translated from the coding sequence TTGCGTATAGCTGTACTGGTAAAACAGGTCCCGGCAGTCGATAATGTCAAAATTGATGAAAACACAGGAACAATGGTCAGAGAGGGAGTGGAGGCTGAACTCAATCCGCTCGATCTCCATGCTGTAGAAGCTGCTGTAAGGATAAAGGAGAGCATGCCGGAAGGATCTGTTGAAATAACAGCCATTACCATGGGACCTCCTCAGGCAAAAGCATCTGCCGCATACGCTGTCTCTATGGGATGCAACAGAGGTGTGCTTGTTTCTGATAAAAAGTTTGGCGGATCTGACACCCTGGCCACAGCCAGAACTCTGGCTAAAGCGATCGAAAAACTTGGCCCTTTTGACATTATCCTGGCAGGCGAAAGAGCGACAGACGGAGAAACAGGACAGGTCGGACCTGCTTCCGCAGAATTCCTCAACATACCGGCGCTTACTTATGTGAGTTCGATAGATGAACTTAATGATGAATATATAGAAGTCACCAGGTCAATAGAAGGAGGCCATGAGAAGCTGAGAGCTCCGCTTCCCTCAATGGTCATCCCTGTCAAGGAAATGAACATTCCGAGACTCTGTACTCTCGGCGGGAAACTGCGCGCAAAAAAAGCAGAGATACCGCTCCTGAATGCGGATGACCTTGATCTTGACGAGAATTCAACAGGCTTGAAAGGCTCCGCTACGTGGGTCATAAACGTAACATATCCGCAGATGACAAGGCAGGGTAGAAAGATCACTTCTTCCGGAAGGTTGGAAGAGACTCTTAATACGATCTTAAACTTTCTTGATGAGAAAAATTGTCTGGGGGAATCAAAATGA
- a CDS encoding electron transfer flavoprotein subunit alpha: MNVNKNEVWTLAEVRGKEIHPVSRELLAWGRELADSMGAPLASILIGCGVSPKAEELFPYGADKVYVIDDPSLENFLCDSQVNILEDLINRFRPSILIASATTQGRTVMPMLSARIGCGLTADCTELSIDPGSGKLIQTRPAIGGNVMADIKTRGRDPQMCTVRPKSKRPLCPDITRKGELINVSPSTNLLASALTYLGFTPETSIGLPIQEAEIIISGGKGMKNSKNFAKLEELARLLGGTVGASRMAVDLGWAPYSAQVGLSGKSVTPRLYLAFGISGAVQHIAGMSGAETIIAVNHDPEAPIFRVADLSIQGDALEILDGLIESLKKRQS; the protein is encoded by the coding sequence ATGAACGTCAATAAAAATGAGGTATGGACACTTGCAGAGGTCAGGGGCAAAGAGATCCATCCTGTTTCCAGAGAACTTCTCGCATGGGGAAGGGAACTTGCCGACTCAATGGGCGCTCCTCTTGCAAGCATACTTATCGGATGTGGCGTCTCTCCAAAGGCAGAAGAACTTTTTCCTTACGGAGCTGACAAGGTATATGTAATAGACGACCCGTCACTTGAAAATTTTCTCTGTGACTCTCAGGTAAACATCCTTGAGGACCTTATCAACAGATTCAGACCGTCCATCCTGATAGCCTCCGCAACAACACAGGGGAGGACCGTTATGCCGATGCTCAGTGCCAGGATAGGCTGCGGGCTTACTGCTGACTGCACTGAACTGTCCATAGACCCCGGATCAGGTAAACTTATCCAGACAAGGCCTGCTATCGGAGGCAACGTTATGGCAGACATAAAGACAAGAGGACGTGATCCTCAGATGTGCACTGTGAGGCCGAAGTCAAAAAGACCTCTCTGTCCTGACATTACACGCAAGGGGGAACTGATCAACGTCTCTCCTTCAACAAACTTGCTGGCATCCGCGCTGACATACCTGGGATTCACTCCTGAGACGTCAATAGGCCTCCCTATCCAGGAAGCAGAGATCATAATTTCCGGCGGCAAGGGAATGAAAAACTCCAAAAATTTTGCAAAGCTTGAAGAACTTGCAAGACTGCTGGGAGGAACAGTGGGGGCTTCGCGTATGGCGGTAGATCTGGGCTGGGCTCCCTATTCAGCTCAGGTGGGACTAAGCGGCAAGTCTGTTACTCCAAGGCTTTACCTGGCATTTGGCATATCCGGTGCCGTCCAGCATATCGCAGGCATGTCAGGAGCTGAAACAATAATTGCAGTGAACCATGACCCCGAGGCACCGATCTTCAGGGTGGCAGACCTGAGCATCCAGGGCGACGCATTGGAGATCCTTGACGGACTTATTGAATCACTAAAGAAAAGGCAGTCATAG
- a CDS encoding FAD-binding oxidoreductase encodes MDVYGRLTKDIEKELASVLGSGGIITEDSDVLENYSWDQAGRIWGHMPDAVVRPENTEQVSSVMKIASRYRIPVTPRGAGSGLNGGAVPLAGGIVMSLERMNSILEIDPLNRVAVVEPGVVTNDLCRAAAEKGFLYAGYPMSTETSFIGGNFATNAGGGKVVRYGSTRRHILGAEAVLPSGEVINLGGRFRKDTWGYNLLQLLIGSEGTLAIVSKLIVNLEPKPGKTVNLLACYPDIETLVDSVSKVISSGKKIISCEFMDRNLVRYTTEYLGCRLPEQDRSEGYLIVQIEADNEEQLEESYEVVGKICMSCGAFEVFVAESRTDSAAMWNVRQNGLEGMRAKDPYACSSGDLMVPLSAVPEMLKRISSAGSKWGLEMGIIAHIGDGNIHPIPIKPEGMSPERWAVYSEEFFEELIKEAISLGGVGSGEHGVGHVKQHIIIQSKTPAELELLRGIKRSFDPLNILNPGKMFFPLENQ; translated from the coding sequence ATGGATGTATATGGCAGGCTGACAAAGGATATAGAAAAGGAACTGGCCTCAGTACTAGGCAGCGGGGGCATCATAACAGAAGACAGTGATGTCCTGGAAAACTATTCATGGGATCAGGCCGGCAGGATCTGGGGACACATGCCTGATGCTGTCGTCCGACCTGAAAACACTGAACAGGTAAGCTCCGTAATGAAGATCGCATCCCGTTACAGGATACCTGTGACTCCAAGAGGAGCAGGTAGCGGACTGAATGGTGGTGCCGTCCCTCTTGCAGGAGGAATAGTAATGTCCCTTGAAAGGATGAATTCTATCCTTGAGATCGACCCTCTCAACCGTGTAGCAGTTGTGGAACCCGGCGTAGTCACGAACGACCTCTGCAGGGCCGCCGCTGAAAAGGGTTTTCTTTATGCAGGATATCCTATGAGCACAGAGACAAGCTTCATAGGAGGAAACTTCGCAACTAACGCCGGAGGCGGCAAGGTCGTGAGGTACGGCAGTACAAGAAGACACATACTGGGAGCAGAAGCCGTCCTTCCCTCCGGAGAGGTCATAAATCTCGGAGGCCGCTTCAGAAAAGATACATGGGGATACAACCTCCTTCAGCTGCTCATTGGGAGCGAAGGAACACTGGCAATAGTTTCAAAACTGATAGTTAATCTTGAACCCAAACCGGGAAAGACAGTAAATCTCCTTGCATGCTACCCGGACATAGAGACTTTGGTAGATAGCGTTTCAAAGGTAATAAGCTCGGGCAAGAAAATAATTTCCTGTGAATTCATGGACAGGAATCTTGTGAGATACACTACCGAGTATCTTGGGTGCAGACTGCCTGAACAGGACAGAAGCGAAGGTTACCTGATAGTGCAGATCGAGGCTGATAACGAAGAACAGCTTGAAGAAAGCTACGAAGTCGTTGGCAAGATCTGCATGTCCTGCGGCGCTTTCGAAGTTTTTGTAGCAGAGAGCAGGACAGATTCCGCGGCTATGTGGAACGTAAGGCAGAACGGCCTCGAGGGCATGAGAGCCAAAGATCCCTATGCCTGTAGCTCGGGAGACCTGATGGTGCCGCTCTCGGCTGTTCCTGAGATGTTGAAGAGGATAAGCTCCGCCGGCAGTAAGTGGGGCCTTGAAATGGGCATAATAGCTCACATCGGCGACGGGAATATCCATCCTATACCTATAAAGCCTGAAGGGATGTCACCTGAAAGATGGGCCGTATACTCGGAGGAATTTTTTGAGGAACTTATCAAAGAGGCTATCAGCCTTGGAGGCGTAGGCAGCGGAGAACACGGAGTTGGACATGTAAAACAGCATATAATCATCCAGAGCAAAACTCCCGCGGAACTTGAGTTATTAAGAGGTATCAAACGTTCATTTGATCCTCTCAACATATTGAACCCGGGAAAGATGTTTTTCCCTCTGGAAAATCAATAA
- a CDS encoding methionine ABC transporter substrate-binding protein: MKKALIIALIAAILIPTACFAADKKIVLGVTPFPAKDIAAVAKEVLKKDGYELVIKEFTDFVQPNYALQDKDLDANFFQHVPYLDNMKKEKKLDIVPLVKVHLLPIGIYSQKIKSLKDVKKGAVVAVPNDPTNGFRAYKLLEREGLLKMDPSKKDLTARDIIDNPKSLKIIELEAPQLPRSLPDTTISVITMNFAVDAGLNPTKEALALEDKNSPYAVVLAVRSGDKDTPAIKALSKALNSPEVKKYITEVLSPKGVVPAF, encoded by the coding sequence ATGAAGAAAGCATTGATCATCGCATTAATCGCAGCAATATTGATACCAACAGCCTGTTTTGCAGCCGACAAAAAAATCGTACTCGGAGTAACGCCATTTCCGGCCAAAGACATCGCCGCAGTAGCAAAAGAAGTACTGAAAAAAGATGGATACGAGCTGGTGATCAAAGAATTCACCGACTTTGTCCAGCCAAACTATGCCCTTCAGGACAAAGACCTCGATGCCAATTTTTTCCAGCACGTCCCCTATCTTGACAACATGAAAAAGGAAAAGAAGCTTGACATAGTCCCCCTCGTGAAGGTGCACCTGCTTCCCATAGGCATATATTCACAGAAGATAAAATCACTTAAGGACGTCAAAAAGGGAGCAGTAGTGGCTGTGCCGAACGATCCAACGAACGGGTTCCGCGCATACAAACTTCTTGAGCGTGAGGGACTCCTGAAAATGGACCCATCGAAAAAGGACCTGACGGCCAGGGATATAATCGATAACCCCAAATCTCTGAAGATAATTGAGCTTGAGGCGCCGCAGCTTCCCCGGAGCCTTCCCGATACAACGATATCGGTGATCACAATGAATTTTGCCGTTGATGCCGGGCTCAACCCGACAAAAGAGGCCTTGGCGCTTGAGGATAAGAATTCACCATATGCAGTGGTCCTGGCGGTAAGGAGCGGAGACAAGGATACTCCGGCTATAAAAGCCCTTTCCAAAGCCCTCAATTCTCCGGAGGTCAAAAAATACATAACAGAAGTTCTTTCTCCAAAGGGCGTCGTACCGGCTTTCTAA
- a CDS encoding glycine reductase, with amino-acid sequence MEERNATKKIIGEVLAEIIEDVKSGCVKKISIGLMAYGSELGSEELLKGAALAMQNDPSVNVVPIGPKVEGFEQMEWIETPACESDISKAMEDALDKGIISGAVALHYPFPLGVTTIGKVLTPARAKPCFIASSTGTSSSNRVEAMVRNAIYGIAAARADGIVSPNVGILNLDGAQTVLRALQKLSEGGYPITFGSSMRKEGGAILRGNDLLAGSVDVCVTDTLTGNVLMKLFAAWNTGGNYEALGWGYGPSAGENWNKVVSIISRASGAPVVAGAITLNARCAKNGLPAAVAEELKLAKKAGLDEVIASLQPKQASSEEDVTSPPSEPTDEEIHGIDVLEIEDAVKILWKAGIYAESSMGCTGPVIKMAGARIEKAKAVLKENGYI; translated from the coding sequence ATGGAAGAGAGAAATGCAACAAAAAAGATCATTGGCGAAGTCCTTGCTGAGATCATTGAGGATGTAAAAAGCGGTTGTGTCAAAAAAATCAGCATAGGACTGATGGCATATGGCAGCGAGCTCGGAAGCGAAGAACTTTTAAAGGGAGCCGCACTTGCCATGCAGAATGACCCGTCAGTCAATGTCGTACCCATCGGCCCTAAGGTAGAGGGTTTCGAGCAGATGGAGTGGATAGAGACACCTGCCTGCGAGTCTGATATATCCAAAGCGATGGAAGATGCGCTGGATAAGGGAATAATATCGGGAGCGGTAGCGCTGCACTATCCCTTCCCCCTAGGCGTGACGACCATAGGCAAGGTGCTGACCCCTGCAAGAGCAAAACCTTGTTTCATAGCATCCTCCACCGGGACTTCATCATCCAACCGTGTAGAGGCCATGGTAAGGAACGCGATATATGGCATCGCTGCGGCGAGGGCAGACGGCATTGTTTCCCCGAATGTTGGCATATTGAACCTTGACGGAGCTCAGACCGTACTCAGGGCTCTTCAGAAACTTAGTGAGGGAGGCTACCCGATAACATTCGGGTCCAGCATGAGAAAAGAGGGCGGAGCGATACTAAGGGGCAATGACCTTCTTGCCGGATCGGTAGATGTATGCGTAACAGACACACTGACAGGGAATGTCCTGATGAAACTTTTCGCAGCGTGGAACACAGGAGGGAATTACGAGGCTCTAGGCTGGGGATACGGACCTTCAGCTGGCGAAAACTGGAACAAGGTCGTGTCGATAATATCAAGGGCATCCGGAGCTCCTGTAGTGGCAGGGGCGATAACGCTGAACGCAAGATGTGCAAAAAACGGGCTGCCGGCGGCTGTAGCTGAGGAATTGAAGCTTGCCAAAAAAGCCGGACTTGATGAGGTCATCGCATCTCTTCAGCCGAAACAGGCCTCATCTGAAGAAGATGTAACCTCACCCCCGTCAGAACCGACGGACGAGGAAATACACGGGATAGATGTCCTTGAGATAGAGGATGCTGTCAAGATTCTCTGGAAAGCCGGAATATACGCAGAATCCTCGATGGGATGCACCGGGCCGGTGATAAAAATGGCAGGTGCCAGGATAGAAAAGGCGAAGGCAGTTCTCAAAGAAAACGGTTATATTTAA
- a CDS encoding glycine reductase, which produces MPNAAVKGTSYSLNHTPELALHYGNTPFVEREAHPDSEFLSVLPKHVQSYDECSRYAPNLVYIGAMDIEELEKKEQPWYEKLEQVSVRYGKYGEIMPEDETIGFLDLCDVFDLVWLEKDFAAKVKEKLAKHPLIREDLLARLESGHELSEIEHEIASSAALPLYSGGKIVGCSRRGHEFDPNLTAYELLVNMTSKASAVLSLLHLIENSGIKPEDVDFVVECSEEAAGDMNQRGGGNFAKAIAEIAGCLNASGCDVRGFCAGPVNAVLAGASMVAAGTRKNVAVVAGGAIPKLYMNSRDHVKKSLPALENCLGSFGVLIVPDDGTLPVIRLDAIGKHTVGAGASPQTVTSVLTLEPLQKVGLLLTDVDKYAPELHNPEITLPAGAGNVPEANFKMIAALGVMKKQIEKADMPEFIKTRGMKGFAHTQGHIPSGVPYMGHAAEAISSGKITRAMIIGKGSLFLGRLTNLADGASFLMEKPSLGKPEGDKGVTREEIRELILEALGELAAGMKK; this is translated from the coding sequence ATGCCCAATGCAGCGGTTAAAGGTACATCATATTCTCTCAATCACACTCCCGAATTGGCGCTCCATTACGGTAATACCCCGTTCGTCGAGAGAGAAGCTCATCCGGATTCGGAATTCCTCTCTGTTCTTCCAAAGCATGTCCAGAGCTACGATGAATGTTCAAGATATGCTCCAAACCTTGTTTACATTGGGGCGATGGATATTGAAGAGCTTGAAAAAAAGGAACAGCCCTGGTATGAAAAACTTGAGCAGGTATCTGTCAGATATGGTAAGTACGGGGAGATAATGCCGGAGGACGAAACAATTGGTTTTCTTGATCTTTGTGATGTGTTTGACCTCGTGTGGCTTGAGAAAGACTTTGCGGCGAAAGTAAAAGAAAAACTGGCAAAGCATCCGTTGATAAGGGAAGACTTGTTGGCCCGCCTTGAATCAGGCCATGAATTAAGCGAGATCGAACATGAGATAGCGAGCTCTGCTGCACTCCCCCTTTATTCAGGAGGAAAGATCGTTGGCTGCAGCAGAAGAGGTCATGAATTTGACCCAAACCTGACAGCATACGAGCTGCTTGTTAATATGACGAGCAAAGCTAGTGCGGTCCTCTCCCTGCTTCACCTCATCGAGAACAGTGGGATAAAACCTGAGGATGTGGATTTTGTTGTTGAATGTTCTGAAGAGGCTGCGGGAGATATGAACCAGCGCGGAGGAGGCAACTTTGCGAAGGCCATTGCCGAGATAGCAGGGTGCTTAAACGCCTCAGGATGTGACGTGAGGGGGTTCTGCGCCGGACCGGTCAATGCAGTGCTGGCAGGAGCCTCAATGGTAGCAGCCGGTACACGCAAAAACGTGGCTGTTGTAGCCGGAGGAGCTATTCCCAAACTGTACATGAACAGCCGTGATCATGTTAAAAAATCATTGCCGGCTCTGGAAAACTGCCTTGGCTCCTTTGGTGTTCTTATCGTACCTGATGACGGGACACTTCCAGTGATAAGGCTGGATGCCATAGGCAAACACACTGTCGGAGCCGGCGCATCACCGCAGACAGTTACGAGTGTCCTCACTCTTGAACCGCTTCAGAAAGTAGGGCTGCTGCTGACTGACGTTGATAAATATGCACCCGAGCTCCATAACCCGGAAATCACTCTTCCAGCGGGAGCAGGAAACGTGCCAGAGGCAAACTTCAAGATGATAGCGGCGCTTGGAGTGATGAAAAAGCAGATAGAAAAGGCAGATATGCCGGAATTCATAAAGACCCGTGGCATGAAGGGTTTCGCTCACACCCAGGGGCACATCCCATCAGGAGTGCCGTACATGGGACACGCTGCAGAAGCTATCAGCTCAGGCAAGATAACAAGAGCGATGATAATAGGCAAGGGAAGCCTCTTCCTCGGCAGGCTTACAAACCTTGCTGACGGTGCCTCCTTCCTGATGGAAAAGCCATCGCTGGGCAAACCCGAAGGTGATAAAGGCGTTACCCGTGAAGAGATCCGCGAGCTTATTCTTGAAGCATTGGGAGAACTTGCGGCAGGAATGAAAAAGTAA
- the grdB gene encoding glycine reductase complex selenoprotein B: MTYRIVHYINQFFAGIGGEEKAGVGPEFRNGVLGPGMAFKAVFGNEAEIVGTVICGDGYFAENMDEAGEKILKMIADFKPDAVIAGPAFNAGRYGTACGAVSEAVIKKLGIPVVTGMYPENPGVDMFRKSVYILETSDSARGIKDAVPAMSKLIMKMLRGEPIGSPADDGYIQRGVRVNRFHDKIGAARAVDMLVKKLKGEEFKTEYPMPVFDRVPPAEPIKDMKNAVIALVTSGGIVPKGNPDHIEASSASKYGTYSIAGVQSADEVAYATAHGGYDPTYANTDPNRVLPIDVLREMEKEGMFSKLYDYFFTTVGNGTSVASSKKFGSEIGERLKKDGVDAVILTSTUGTCTRCGATMVKAIEATGIAVVHICTIVPISQTVGANRIVPAVAIPHPLGDPSKTHEEEIVIRRAILQKALKALMTPIKEQTVFN; encoded by the coding sequence ATGACTTACAGGATAGTTCACTACATCAATCAGTTTTTCGCCGGAATAGGCGGAGAAGAAAAAGCGGGTGTCGGACCAGAATTCCGTAATGGGGTACTTGGTCCGGGGATGGCTTTCAAGGCTGTTTTCGGAAATGAAGCTGAGATAGTCGGCACTGTTATCTGCGGGGATGGTTATTTTGCCGAAAACATGGACGAAGCAGGCGAAAAGATACTTAAGATGATCGCAGACTTTAAGCCCGATGCCGTCATCGCAGGCCCTGCTTTCAACGCAGGACGCTACGGAACGGCATGCGGCGCTGTAAGTGAAGCTGTTATCAAAAAACTTGGGATACCGGTCGTTACAGGAATGTATCCTGAGAACCCAGGAGTCGACATGTTCAGGAAGAGCGTTTATATACTTGAGACCTCTGACAGCGCAAGAGGTATTAAGGATGCAGTCCCAGCGATGTCGAAACTTATAATGAAGATGCTCAGGGGAGAACCTATTGGAAGCCCTGCTGATGACGGCTATATCCAGCGTGGAGTCAGGGTCAACCGCTTCCACGATAAGATAGGCGCTGCGCGAGCTGTTGATATGCTTGTCAAAAAACTGAAAGGGGAAGAATTCAAGACAGAATACCCGATGCCTGTTTTTGACAGGGTGCCTCCTGCAGAACCGATAAAGGACATGAAAAACGCGGTCATCGCGCTCGTAACGTCCGGCGGGATAGTGCCGAAGGGAAATCCTGACCATATCGAAGCTTCAAGCGCGTCTAAATATGGAACTTACAGTATAGCAGGTGTGCAGAGCGCAGATGAAGTCGCCTACGCAACAGCTCACGGAGGTTATGATCCTACATACGCCAATACAGATCCTAACCGGGTACTTCCTATAGATGTCCTTCGTGAGATGGAAAAAGAAGGTATGTTCAGTAAGCTCTACGACTACTTTTTTACAACTGTAGGAAACGGAACCTCAGTAGCCAGTTCAAAGAAATTCGGTTCTGAAATTGGAGAGCGGCTGAAAAAAGACGGTGTTGATGCCGTGATCCTCACATCCACCTGAGGAACCTGCACACGTTGCGGGGCAACGATGGTAAAAGCAATTGAAGCAACTGGGATAGCAGTGGTCCACATATGCACGATAGTTCCCATTTCTCAGACGGTCGGTGCTAACAGGATAGTCCCTGCAGTGGCGATCCCTCATCCGCTGGGAGATCCCTCAAAGACCCATGAAGAGGAGATAGTAATAAGAAGGGCTATTCTTCAGAAGGCACTCAAGGCACTAATGACACCGATCAAGGAACAGACGGTTTTCAATTAG